A genomic region of Rhodohalobacter sp. 614A contains the following coding sequences:
- a CDS encoding helix-turn-helix domain-containing protein codes for MPALGKDLSKIRSHLGLTVQDVQHLTKIPVSTLKTIENGAIFSHPEENQTYIRSFVRSYGRALKIDDDVMIKALDQNQAGNYTHLLLEEYPALAPQEPTPSETEHDHEAETDSESENENEEFIPPEETIENEFSFEDEDQDSETAEEETIQAPQNIEDKSDVAETAPPKNETKPKTTDTEPSVKSVDWADVGRKFSQEKKHTPVWIVALIIILIIAGFVAYFLYVNGFFTLGDGSQQDQTQEQVDPANTATRSNLSLELEDSLAAVDGETEMIQSEQSAVPSGETLQLTIYAAYDGLGPVRVWSDIKPRMDPYWLEQGTAMQFEFSDTIRVRGSYENMLLFKDGNLIENSAQNFFQQESDYIELTRNFFESDEKWATSIDYELPEGIPPPDSIANRPTF; via the coding sequence ATGCCAGCTCTTGGTAAAGACCTGTCTAAAATTCGTTCTCATCTTGGTTTAACCGTTCAGGATGTCCAACATTTAACAAAAATTCCGGTTTCCACCCTTAAAACCATTGAAAATGGGGCTATCTTCAGCCATCCGGAAGAAAATCAAACATATATCCGGAGTTTTGTAAGGAGTTATGGCCGCGCTTTGAAAATTGACGATGATGTTATGATCAAAGCTCTCGACCAAAATCAGGCTGGAAATTATACTCATTTATTGCTGGAAGAATACCCGGCCCTGGCTCCACAAGAACCAACACCTTCGGAAACCGAACACGATCACGAAGCGGAAACTGATTCTGAATCGGAGAATGAGAACGAAGAATTCATCCCGCCTGAGGAAACAATCGAAAATGAATTCTCATTTGAAGATGAAGATCAAGATTCAGAAACTGCTGAAGAAGAAACAATTCAGGCGCCTCAAAATATTGAAGATAAATCGGATGTTGCCGAAACAGCCCCTCCTAAAAATGAGACTAAACCCAAAACAACAGATACCGAGCCTTCTGTAAAAAGTGTTGATTGGGCGGATGTCGGACGAAAATTTTCTCAAGAAAAGAAACACACTCCGGTATGGATTGTGGCTCTCATCATTATACTGATTATTGCCGGGTTTGTAGCCTATTTTCTATACGTAAATGGATTTTTCACACTGGGTGATGGATCACAGCAGGATCAGACACAAGAACAAGTGGATCCCGCAAATACTGCAACCCGGAGCAATTTATCACTTGAACTGGAAGACTCTCTTGCAGCTGTTGATGGCGAAACAGAAATGATTCAATCCGAACAAAGTGCTGTTCCAAGTGGCGAGACTCTTCAACTGACAATATATGCGGCATATGATGGTTTAGGACCTGTTCGGGTTTGGAGTGATATCAAACCCAGAATGGATCCCTATTGGCTTGAACAGGGAACTGCGATGCAATTTGAGTTTAGCGACACCATTCGTGTCCGCGGATCATACGAAAACATGCTGCTTTTTAAGGATGGGAACCTGATCGAAAATTCAGCTCAAAACTTTTTCCAACAGGAATCCGACTATATTGAACTTACACGCAATTTCTTTGAGTCGGACGAAAAATGGGCGACCAGCATCGACTACGAACTACCTGAAGGCATACCACCGCCGGATTCTATCGCAAACAGGCCTACCTTTTAA
- a CDS encoding ComF family protein, which yields MKKIYQSYVEIAFPPTCVCCGISTSSEDRFICSLCRTNRFEIVGDEQNDILPSTVKFVNTMWNFDKGGYLQDLLHKLKYHHLRGVGLELGYLMGTNFLHRHSQEELDGIHEAKPLIMPVPLHRSKKRKRGYNQARALGEGVAKSTGWEILKPGVIERIKKTKTQTGLNLKQRSENLRGVFRVTDSQPLKGRFPIIVDDVFTTGATTFELARVIHNLNEQSSGIMTVAKA from the coding sequence ATGAAAAAAATCTATCAATCGTATGTGGAAATTGCCTTTCCGCCCACCTGTGTTTGTTGTGGTATATCTACAAGTAGTGAAGACAGATTTATTTGTTCCCTCTGCCGTACCAATCGGTTCGAAATTGTTGGAGACGAACAGAATGACATTCTACCATCTACCGTAAAATTTGTGAATACAATGTGGAATTTTGATAAAGGCGGATATCTTCAGGATTTATTGCACAAATTAAAATACCATCATTTGAGGGGCGTTGGGCTGGAACTTGGATACCTGATGGGGACAAATTTTTTACATCGCCATTCTCAAGAAGAATTGGATGGAATCCATGAGGCTAAACCGCTCATCATGCCCGTACCATTGCATCGCTCCAAAAAACGCAAGCGCGGTTATAATCAGGCAAGAGCACTGGGAGAAGGAGTGGCAAAGTCAACCGGGTGGGAGATCCTTAAACCCGGGGTGATAGAGCGCATCAAAAAAACCAAAACCCAAACCGGGTTAAATCTAAAACAACGATCTGAAAATTTACGGGGTGTATTCCGGGTAACAGATTCCCAACCGTTGAAAGGCCGCTTTCCGATTATTGTGGATGATGTATTTACCACCGGCGCCACAACATTTGAACTGGCAAGAGTGATTCATAATCTGAATGAACAAAGTTCGGGGATTATGACAGTGGCTAAAGCATAA
- a CDS encoding histidine phosphatase family protein, with translation MSHIRLFIARHGETDYNRNGLLQGRGIDAPLNETGQSQARHLAEYLSSYESTSVVSSSLRRAWETASFYEEKTDLTLQKNNDLDEMDFGDFEGIAMTEIAKELDDFQNGWRKGDISLRIPGGESPKEVFERADAAARSYISEADSQTVMLFIHGRLIRILLSEWLGYGLKNMHRIEHRNCGVNHLIFKNGKFEPVYLNKTDHLELVNID, from the coding sequence ATGAGTCATATTCGCTTGTTTATAGCTCGTCACGGCGAAACGGATTACAACAGGAACGGATTATTACAGGGCAGGGGGATTGATGCTCCGCTAAATGAAACCGGACAGTCTCAGGCCCGGCATCTTGCTGAATATCTTAGCAGTTACGAATCAACATCTGTTGTAAGCAGCAGCTTGCGACGTGCCTGGGAAACGGCATCATTTTATGAAGAAAAAACCGATCTCACTCTTCAAAAAAACAATGATTTGGACGAGATGGATTTTGGTGATTTTGAGGGGATTGCCATGACGGAGATCGCCAAAGAACTGGATGATTTTCAAAATGGTTGGAGGAAAGGTGATATTTCGCTTAGAATTCCCGGCGGAGAATCCCCGAAAGAAGTTTTTGAACGAGCTGACGCGGCTGCGCGATCGTATATCAGCGAAGCCGATTCGCAAACAGTTATGTTGTTTATCCACGGTCGGCTGATTCGTATTTTACTATCTGAATGGCTTGGATATGGGTTGAAGAATATGCACCGAATTGAACACCGGAATTGTGGCGTAAATCATTTGATTTTTAAAAATGGAAAGTTTGAACCGGTTTATTTGAACAAAACAGATCATCTTGAACTGGTAAATATCGACTGA
- the ubiE gene encoding bifunctional demethylmenaquinone methyltransferase/2-methoxy-6-polyprenyl-1,4-benzoquinol methylase UbiE, translating to MSEKVKNMFADIADDYDRINTILSFGVHNAWRKKTVLESGAAPGDKVLDCATGTGDLAIEFKKAVGHQGKVIGTDFCEEMIEHAPAKANKEQLVVEFEVADAMNLPYEDNTFDIASIAFGIRNVDDPLVCLKEMARVVKSGGRVVVLEFGQPKGPVKIPYEIYSKHVMPAIGGFISGNREAYTYLPETSAKFPAGDEFLKLMREADVFSDQRAVKLTGGISYIYVGTVGEN from the coding sequence ATGAGTGAAAAAGTAAAAAATATGTTTGCCGACATTGCGGATGATTACGACCGCATCAACACCATTCTCTCTTTTGGAGTGCATAATGCATGGAGAAAAAAGACGGTTTTGGAAAGTGGTGCCGCTCCCGGCGACAAAGTGCTGGATTGTGCCACCGGAACTGGTGATTTGGCGATTGAATTTAAGAAAGCTGTTGGCCACCAGGGCAAAGTTATCGGGACTGATTTTTGTGAGGAGATGATTGAACACGCTCCCGCCAAAGCCAATAAAGAACAACTGGTTGTAGAATTTGAAGTGGCGGATGCCATGAATCTTCCTTACGAGGACAATACTTTTGATATTGCCAGTATTGCCTTTGGAATCCGCAATGTGGATGATCCGCTGGTTTGCCTCAAAGAGATGGCTCGGGTTGTAAAATCCGGCGGAAGGGTTGTGGTATTGGAGTTTGGTCAGCCAAAGGGGCCCGTAAAAATTCCTTATGAGATTTATAGCAAACACGTAATGCCGGCCATTGGAGGGTTTATCAGCGGTAATCGCGAAGCTTATACATATCTGCCCGAAACAAGTGCAAAATTCCCGGCTGGAGACGAATTCCTGAAACTAATGAGAGAAGCCGATGTTTTTAGTGACCAGCGAGCGGTAAAACTAACCGGTGGAATATCTTACATATATGTGGGTACGGTGGGAGAGAATTAG
- the fabZ gene encoding 3-hydroxyacyl-ACP dehydratase FabZ, whose translation MDIEEIRKLLPHRYPFLLVDRVLELEEERIVTIKNVTVNEEFFNGHFPGKPIMPAVLQVEAMAQSGCIMLMKNKVEDPDNSLLVFTGIQNAKFRKQVVPGDQLKMEVKLTGMRRNFATMEGKATVDDKVVCELVASAAIVSRDQA comes from the coding sequence ATGGACATCGAAGAAATACGAAAATTACTTCCCCATCGGTATCCCTTTCTACTTGTAGACAGAGTTTTAGAACTCGAAGAGGAGCGAATTGTTACGATAAAAAATGTAACTGTAAACGAAGAATTTTTTAATGGACATTTTCCCGGCAAGCCCATTATGCCGGCGGTTTTGCAGGTAGAGGCAATGGCCCAAAGCGGGTGCATTATGTTGATGAAAAACAAGGTGGAAGACCCGGATAATTCACTCTTGGTTTTTACAGGCATTCAAAATGCAAAATTTCGAAAGCAGGTGGTTCCGGGTGATCAACTGAAAATGGAAGTAAAGCTGACCGGCATGCGCCGTAATTTTGCTACGATGGAAGGTAAAGCCACAGTCGACGATAAAGTTGTCTGCGAACTGGTTGCTTCTGCAGCGATTGTTTCAAGAGATCAGGCATGA
- the panB gene encoding 3-methyl-2-oxobutanoate hydroxymethyltransferase yields MSTQKKPSRPEKITTQTVVEMKQRGDKISMLTAYDYTMAGIMDAAGVEVILVGDSASNVMAGYDTTVPMTLDHMIYHTSCVVRAVDRALVIGDLPFMSYQVTAKEALISAGRMMKEAGAHAIKLEGGKSVSSTVKRIVDAGIPVMGHLGLTPQSIYKFGTYKVRAKEEQEAKELVEDAKALEDAGAFSIVLEKIPSDLAKKVTESLSIPTIGIGAGPHCDGQVLVIHDMLGLNKDFSPRFLRRYEDLHSKMTDAVSHYISDVKSGDFPNENEQYN; encoded by the coding sequence ATGAGTACACAGAAGAAACCATCCCGCCCGGAAAAAATAACTACCCAAACTGTTGTAGAAATGAAGCAGAGAGGCGATAAAATCAGCATGCTCACTGCTTATGATTACACCATGGCCGGAATTATGGATGCCGCCGGAGTTGAAGTAATTCTCGTTGGCGATTCTGCAAGCAATGTGATGGCAGGTTATGATACCACCGTTCCCATGACGCTCGATCATATGATTTATCATACTTCATGCGTGGTTCGGGCCGTGGATCGTGCACTTGTGATTGGCGATCTGCCATTTATGAGTTACCAGGTTACGGCCAAGGAAGCATTGATTAGTGCCGGCAGAATGATGAAAGAAGCTGGTGCACATGCCATAAAACTCGAGGGAGGAAAGTCCGTTAGTTCAACAGTAAAGAGAATTGTAGATGCCGGTATTCCCGTAATGGGGCATCTTGGATTGACTCCCCAAAGTATTTATAAATTTGGGACTTACAAGGTGAGGGCGAAAGAGGAACAGGAAGCAAAAGAGCTTGTTGAAGATGCCAAAGCACTTGAGGATGCCGGTGCATTTTCTATCGTGTTGGAAAAAATTCCGTCAGATCTTGCAAAGAAAGTAACGGAATCTCTCTCGATTCCAACTATTGGAATTGGCGCAGGCCCACACTGCGACGGACAGGTTCTTGTGATCCACGATATGCTTGGCCTGAATAAAGACTTTTCTCCAAGATTTTTACGCCGATATGAGGATCTCCATAGTAAAATGACGGATGCCGTATCCCACTACATCAGCGATGTAAAAAGTGGTGACTTCCCCAATGAAAATGAGCAGTATAACTAA
- the surE gene encoding 5'/3'-nucleotidase SurE, producing the protein MSDYQKPLILVSNDDGIFSNGIKALADVADEFGDVEIIAPDRQQSAVGHSITISTPLRARSFRIDNRFNGQAVSGTPADSVKLAHNQLMNRKPDLVVSGINHGSNAGINIIYSGTVSAATEGTILGYPSIAISCTDFDEDADLSGCKDAARKVIGYVLNHGLPKGVTLNLNAPSGPLKGIKWVRQANSRYVEEFEGRIDPHNRSYYWMTGKFQLLDEDEDNDISVIEKGYAALTPIQYDLTAYSLLDDLRDLDL; encoded by the coding sequence ATGAGTGATTACCAAAAACCGCTGATTTTAGTTTCTAACGACGACGGTATTTTTTCAAATGGAATAAAGGCACTTGCCGATGTGGCCGATGAGTTCGGAGATGTGGAAATAATCGCACCCGATCGCCAGCAAAGTGCTGTGGGACATTCGATTACAATTTCTACACCTCTTCGCGCCCGTTCATTTCGCATCGACAATCGTTTTAATGGACAGGCTGTATCCGGAACACCGGCGGATTCTGTAAAACTGGCTCACAACCAGTTGATGAACCGTAAACCCGATTTGGTGGTGAGTGGTATCAACCATGGAAGTAACGCGGGAATCAATATCATTTATTCCGGAACAGTAAGTGCGGCCACAGAGGGCACTATACTTGGTTATCCGTCCATCGCTATTTCCTGTACCGATTTTGACGAAGATGCCGACCTGAGCGGATGCAAAGATGCCGCCCGAAAAGTGATCGGATATGTGTTGAATCACGGGCTTCCAAAAGGTGTGACACTAAATTTGAATGCGCCTTCCGGACCGCTCAAAGGAATTAAGTGGGTCCGTCAGGCAAACAGCCGATATGTCGAAGAATTCGAAGGACGGATTGATCCCCATAACCGTTCTTATTACTGGATGACTGGAAAATTTCAGCTTTTGGATGAAGATGAGGACAACGACATTTCTGTTATCGAAAAAGGATATGCCGCTCTGACTCCCATTCAATACGATTTGACGGCCTATTCTCTTCTTGATGATTTGAGGGATTTAGACCTCTAA
- a CDS encoding lipase family alpha/beta hydrolase, whose translation MKWIEPKKYLKKFALSEFPQPEIIQLKYPVLMCHGYGGFSTLLSPSPMHKPCMRLRSFGIHAFAPNIVPYATIETRAEQWSGIIKKLKEKYGYEKINIVAHSMGGLDMRYAIARLDVSESVASLTTIATPHRGTSLAELVLNSPDTIRDKLAEFVDWFGESIYPSTKSNAVAAVQQLTREYVTNEFNTTISDTDGIQYFSYSAAVGKGTKEPLHPIYRIQNQLIFQHEGINDSFVTDESARWGQHLGTISISHLEQIEIQVKEDRKPLVEKFWLELAGNLKENGL comes from the coding sequence ATGAAGTGGATTGAACCGAAAAAGTATCTCAAAAAATTTGCCCTCTCGGAATTTCCGCAACCGGAAATTATTCAGTTAAAATACCCGGTTTTAATGTGTCATGGATACGGAGGATTTTCCACTCTCCTCTCTCCTTCGCCGATGCATAAACCCTGCATGCGGCTTCGCAGTTTTGGAATTCATGCTTTTGCCCCAAATATTGTACCCTATGCCACGATTGAAACCAGAGCCGAGCAATGGTCAGGCATTATTAAAAAGTTGAAAGAGAAGTACGGTTACGAGAAAATCAATATTGTAGCCCATAGCATGGGCGGGCTTGATATGCGCTATGCTATTGCCCGGCTTGATGTTTCAGAGTCGGTTGCATCGCTTACCACAATCGCCACGCCTCATCGCGGTACAAGCCTGGCGGAGCTGGTTCTGAACTCTCCAGATACTATCCGCGACAAACTTGCCGAATTTGTAGACTGGTTCGGAGAAAGCATTTATCCCTCAACCAAAAGTAATGCAGTAGCGGCTGTGCAGCAGCTTACCAGGGAATATGTAACCAATGAATTCAATACCACGATTTCCGATACAGACGGCATTCAATATTTTTCTTACAGTGCCGCTGTGGGGAAAGGCACCAAAGAACCGCTTCATCCCATTTACAGGATTCAAAATCAGCTTATTTTCCAGCATGAAGGAATTAATGATTCTTTTGTGACGGATGAAAGCGCCAGGTGGGGCCAACATTTGGGCACAATTTCCATTAGCCACCTGGAACAAATTGAGATACAGGTGAAGGAAGATCGCAAACCACTTGTGGAAAAATTCTGGCTGGAGTTGGCTGGAAATTTGAAGGAAAATGGGCTGTGA
- a CDS encoding DUF7670 domain-containing protein, with amino-acid sequence MGEMMGRIIKQLLFWSPRVLGVLFALFLGLFALDVFSEDLSVADAILAFLIHLIPTYVVLIVIFIAWNRDDIGAIIFFALALFYIVSSSAENWVISGPMILIGGLYLIAYILQKTLKNHDQPNQI; translated from the coding sequence ATGGGAGAAATGATGGGAAGAATTATAAAACAACTTCTCTTCTGGAGTCCCAGGGTTCTGGGCGTTTTGTTTGCTCTGTTTCTGGGACTTTTTGCACTGGATGTGTTCAGTGAAGATCTTAGCGTTGCAGATGCCATACTTGCTTTTCTCATTCACCTGATTCCAACATACGTAGTTCTAATCGTTATTTTTATAGCGTGGAACAGGGATGATATCGGCGCAATTATTTTCTTTGCTTTGGCACTTTTTTATATCGTATCCAGCAGCGCTGAAAACTGGGTGATATCCGGGCCTATGATTCTTATCGGGGGGCTTTATTTGATTGCTTATATCCTGCAAAAAACCCTGAAGAATCACGATCAACCAAATCAGATTTGA
- a CDS encoding YeeE/YedE thiosulfate transporter family protein codes for MAPLVPEILSSEFNLVVAFIVGIAFGFALEQAGFSSSRKLVGLFYGYDFTVLKVFFTAGVTAMVGVLLFAHLGLLDLNVIYINPTFLWSALVGGAIMGVGFILGGFCPGTSLCALAVGRIDAFAFVGGSILGILAFTEGYPMLETLFNSTNMGPLTMNDMLGISPEFFGILLTIIALLAFYLTSKIEDKVNGKTIEIPRDRKIKYSLTAVLPIVIITLIWMTPDKKEYTLSKMDSAQISEVSNNFDTMTIDKLAFEIMNNVHEFNIIDIRDTTAYKEASIPAAINVPFENLYNREWRSMLKQPYKTNVFIGDDMDKVYKAAFLARELGDTDPVILESPVVEFREVIFNAVEPIGDVSKTDLTRYKFHIEAAERLTEIEERLKNSLQPPKKEIKRVQGGCT; via the coding sequence ATGGCACCACTTGTCCCCGAAATATTGAGTTCTGAATTTAACCTTGTTGTAGCATTCATCGTTGGGATTGCTTTTGGGTTTGCGCTTGAACAGGCCGGTTTTTCCTCTTCCCGAAAACTCGTCGGCCTTTTTTATGGATATGATTTTACCGTACTCAAAGTCTTTTTTACGGCTGGAGTTACGGCAATGGTTGGTGTGCTGCTGTTTGCCCATCTCGGCCTGCTTGATTTAAATGTGATTTATATCAATCCAACTTTTCTTTGGTCGGCACTGGTGGGCGGAGCCATCATGGGCGTTGGATTTATTCTGGGGGGATTTTGTCCGGGAACCAGCCTTTGTGCACTGGCGGTCGGGCGTATTGATGCCTTTGCTTTTGTAGGAGGTTCAATCCTTGGGATTTTAGCTTTCACGGAAGGGTATCCTATGCTGGAAACCCTGTTTAATTCTACAAATATGGGGCCGCTGACGATGAATGACATGCTGGGAATATCACCTGAATTTTTCGGCATTCTCCTGACAATCATTGCTCTTCTTGCATTCTATCTGACCTCAAAAATTGAGGATAAAGTCAACGGAAAAACAATTGAAATACCGCGAGATCGAAAAATCAAATACAGCCTCACAGCAGTCCTTCCTATTGTAATCATCACTCTTATCTGGATGACTCCCGACAAAAAGGAGTATACACTTTCCAAAATGGATTCGGCACAGATCTCTGAAGTATCGAACAATTTCGATACAATGACTATCGACAAGCTGGCTTTTGAGATCATGAATAATGTCCATGAATTCAACATTATCGACATTCGGGACACTACGGCATATAAAGAAGCTTCCATCCCGGCTGCGATCAATGTTCCCTTCGAAAATCTTTATAACCGCGAATGGCGTTCGATGTTGAAGCAGCCGTATAAAACCAACGTTTTTATCGGGGATGATATGGATAAAGTCTACAAAGCAGCATTTTTAGCTCGCGAACTCGGTGATACCGATCCGGTAATTTTGGAATCACCTGTAGTGGAATTTCGTGAAGTTATTTTTAATGCTGTTGAACCGATTGGAGATGTTAGCAAAACCGACCTGACCCGTTACAAATTCCACATAGAAGCTGCCGAAAGACTTACAGAGATTGAAGAACGCCTCAAAAACAGCTTGCAGCCACCGAAAAAAGAGATCAAAAGAGTTCAGGGCGGGTGTACATAA
- a CDS encoding YeeE/YedE thiosulfate transporter family protein, producing MKPKAYMNPYLAGLFLGFVLLATIYVTGRGLGASGGVKAVALYGVEQVAPEHWNNTEYYANYQQSNPGSPLNTWLFYEIIGVLIGAFFSGVISNRIALKLEKGPRIQSKTRIIFAVLGGALFGLGSQLGRGCTSGSALSGMAVMSFGGIITMFAIFGSAYMVAWFFRKLWIS from the coding sequence ATGAAACCAAAAGCGTATATGAATCCATACCTGGCCGGCCTTTTTTTAGGATTTGTATTACTGGCCACAATTTATGTAACCGGCCGTGGACTTGGGGCCAGCGGCGGCGTTAAAGCTGTGGCTCTATATGGTGTAGAACAGGTTGCTCCCGAACACTGGAACAACACTGAATATTACGCGAACTACCAGCAATCGAATCCCGGAAGTCCGCTGAATACCTGGCTGTTTTATGAAATTATCGGGGTGCTAATAGGCGCATTTTTCTCCGGGGTGATTTCCAACAGGATTGCACTCAAACTTGAAAAGGGACCGAGAATCCAAAGCAAAACAAGAATTATCTTCGCCGTTTTGGGCGGCGCACTTTTTGGATTGGGATCTCAACTCGGCCGCGGATGCACAAGCGGTTCAGCCTTGAGTGGAATGGCGGTAATGTCGTTTGGAGGAATTATTACGATGTTCGCCATCTTTGGCTCGGCTTATATGGTTGCCTGGTTTTTCAGAAAATTATGGATTTCGTAG
- a CDS encoding cytochrome b/b6 domain-containing protein — MKKIKKYKRFERFWHWGQAALILFLAVTGFEVHDSIHIFGFEKAVMFHRYAAYALLLLIGLAIFWHFTTDEWRNYIPTLKNIRAQLRYYTVGMFRNEPHPTLHGRWQKLNPLQIFTYLAFKILIVPIVVLSGLLYMFHKTINANDVVIISDIDLSVIAAWHTFGAFILVAFIILHVYMTTTGDRPTSNIRAMVTGYEELETKSDESEDETPSEPKAEVIATEGGEL; from the coding sequence ATGAAGAAGATCAAAAAATATAAACGGTTTGAGCGGTTTTGGCACTGGGGACAAGCAGCACTAATCCTGTTTCTTGCCGTTACAGGGTTTGAAGTACACGATTCTATCCACATTTTTGGGTTTGAGAAAGCCGTCATGTTTCATCGTTATGCGGCCTATGCACTTCTGCTACTGATTGGTCTCGCCATCTTCTGGCATTTTACAACGGATGAGTGGCGTAATTATATCCCAACCTTGAAAAATATTCGTGCACAGCTTCGATACTACACCGTGGGCATGTTTCGGAACGAGCCTCATCCCACACTCCATGGACGCTGGCAGAAACTGAATCCTCTTCAAATTTTCACATACCTGGCCTTCAAAATCTTGATTGTGCCCATTGTGGTTCTCTCCGGACTGTTGTACATGTTTCACAAAACCATTAACGCCAACGATGTGGTAATCATAAGCGATATTGATTTATCCGTCATTGCTGCCTGGCATACATTCGGAGCTTTTATCCTGGTTGCGTTCATTATCCTGCATGTTTATATGACAACCACCGGAGATCGTCCCACCTCCAACATAAGAGCCATGGTAACCGGGTACGAAGAGCTTGAAACGAAATCAGATGAAAGTGAGGATGAAACGCCGTCGGAACCAAAAGCTGAAGTCATTGCAACAGAAGGAGGTGAATTATGA